In the Drosophila takahashii strain IR98-3 E-12201 chromosome 3R, DtakHiC1v2, whole genome shotgun sequence genome, one interval contains:
- the LOC108057627 gene encoding uncharacterized protein has protein sequence MISGWKTLALGPFLSAILAIHLTTAQESTTMASITTNRATVKDLGAKVQGAENGPDYCDPALCGAGHKHVACNNTIGLHSECSLDAEILPINEKLQKFLVRRFNELRDSVAKGGFNGLSPAARMGTLKWDLELSHLAEFNVQDCTMKSDECRNTKKAIYAGQTVGYRALKGKIPELEDILKDITGMWMRENSGTSMLDIMKYKEPEKGPPKYNFVQMVLENAEFVGCAILQQTHNAWLQIFFTCNYGHAPVVGEPVYENGQTAGKLCKTGVNHDFVHLCSETETYVKNAPKVVNSSNSEHKARTVRKGDFVMLRSDGIQPRDGSPGAAGEATTAVPAAEGAATPAAEGASGPPTEGAPTTPATPGAGGATTPLAGETPAPGPGTEAPKPVKQSPLEGVLEPTPEPLDKAALQKKFARFLVLMKQAEKHHGRRKIVVITSNHEVEDDRAKRIGGVDRSNLRTMEEAVYRRMRSRRLEIERSGIMARSMSHSSLLTRRSRPKQSSFWAPQWVGIAK, from the exons ATGATCTCTGGATGGAAAACGTTGGCCCTTGGCCCTTTCCTGTCGGCCATTCTTGCCATTCATTTGACAACAGCCCAGGAAAGCACAACAATGGCTTCGATAACCACGAATCGCGCAACAGTAAAGGATTTAGGTGCCAAAGTTCAGGGAGCGGAAAACGGGCCTGACTACTGTGATCCTGCATTGTGCGGCGCTGGCCATAAACATGTGGCTTGCAATAATACAATC ggaCTGCATAGCGAATGTTCCCTTGACGCTGAGATCCTACCCATAAATGAGAAGCtgcaaaaatttttagtacGTCGTTTCAATGAGCTCCGGGACAGCGTTGCCAAGGGCGGATTCAACGGATTGAGCCCGGCTGCTCGTATGGGCACTTTGAAGTGGGACCTGGAGCTTTCTCACCTAGCCGAGTTCAATGTGCAGGACTGTACCATGAAATCCGATGAATGCCGTAACACTAAGAAAGCAATCTACGCTGGCCAGACTGTTGGATATCGAGCCCTTAAAGGAAAGATCCCAGAGTTGGAGGACATTCTCAAGGATATAACAGGGATGTGGATGCGGGAGAACTCCGGAACATCGATGTTGGACATTATGAAGTATAAGGAACCGGAAAAGGG ACCGCCCAAGTACAATTTTGTACAGATGGTATTGGAGAACGCTGAATTTGTCGGCTGTGCCATTCTTCAGCAGACACATAACGCCTGGCTGCAGATATTCTTCACTTGCAACTATGGCCATGCTCCAGTAGTGGGTGAGCCGGTCTACGAAAACGGACAGACTGCGGGAAAACTCTGCAAGACCGGAGTCAACCACGACTTTGTACATCTATGTTCCGAAACCGAGACCTATGTGAAGAATGCACCAAAAGTGGTCAACTCGTCAAATTCTGAACATAAAGCAAGAACTGTGAGAAAAGGAGACTTTGTGATGCTAAGGAGCGATGGAATACAGCCAAGGGATGGCTCACCTGGGGCCGCAGGGGAAGCCACTACCGCAGTCCCAGCTGCCGAAGGAGCAGCCACACCAGCGGCTGAAGGAGCATCTGGTCCTCCCACCGAAGGAGCACCGACTACACCAGCCACTCCAGGAGCTGGTGGAGCAACTACTCCGTTGGCAGGAGAAACGCCTGCTCCAGGACCTGGAACTGAGGCACCGAAACCTGTAAAACAAAGTCCTCTTGAAGGTGTATTGGAACCCACGCCAGAACCTCTTGACAAAGCGGCTCTGCAGAAAAAATTTGCCCGCTTTCTTGTGCTGATGAAGCAGGCTGAGAAGCACCATGGTCGTCGAAAGATCGTCGTGATAACCAGCAACCACGAGGTGGAAGATGACCGTGCCAAGAGGATTGGTGGTGTGGACAGATCCAATTTAAGAACAATGGAGGAAGCTGTTTACAGGAGGATGCGCAGTCGGAGACTAGAAATTGAACGCAGCGGAATAATGGCGCGGTCCATGAGTCACAGCTCCCTGCTAACCAGACGCAGTCGCCCAAAACAGAGCTCCTTTTGGGCTCCCCAGTGGGTTGGTATAGCTAAATAG
- the LOC108057626 gene encoding uncharacterized protein: MEIFGKNISIITADLNCSLFKVIRYCLDTQDVPTDNHFKRIDRIDRLKIHNNSTIVKMFSISFGKMWASTYINPPFDRLVKSNRASKKSVKMKLLLVLACVVLYVSLTIAQERCVGRPRLRQNCIGGRNEGRGGGQCRASAMNEMWYYNQRSRRCIKMRYLGCGGNRNRYCSLRHCQSSCR, translated from the exons ATGGaaatttttgggaaaaatatttccattatAACAGCAGATCTAAATTGTAGCCTATTTAAAGTGATACGTTATTGTCTTGATACACAAGATGTTCCTACAGATAATCACTTTAAAAGAATCGATCGGATCGATCGTCTCAAAATACATAACAATAGCACCATTGTTAAGATGTTTTCGATCAGTTTCGGAAAAATGTGGGCATCCACCTATATAAACCCACCATTCGACAGATTAGTCAAATCAAATCGAGCTTCTAAAAAATCCGTCAAAATGAAGTTGCTTTTGGTTCTGGCTTGCGTAGTCCTTTATGTGTCTCTTACAATTGCCCAGGAACGCTGCGTTGGACGTCCTCGTC TGCGTCAGAACTGCATCGGTGGAAGGAATGAAGGACGCGGAGGTGGCCAATGTCGAGCAAGTGCCATGAACGAAATGTGGTACTATAACCAGAGATCCAGGAGATGCATCAAGATGAGGTATCTCGGATGTGGCGGCAACCGAAACCGCTATTGCTCCTTGAGGCACTGCCAAAGTTCCTGTCGATGA